A stretch of DNA from Thunnus thynnus chromosome 16, fThuThy2.1, whole genome shotgun sequence:
GCAAACTCCTGagtttttattaatgtaatgttttgaCCTGCAAGGTCACACCCATTGCATTAATAAAAATTGAGGGGCTTGCAAGTTTCAGTATGTGGTCAGCCTCTCCCTTTCCTCTTTTAATAGAGTCTTCCCAGCATTACATTTGGTGCCATGCCATTAGTCCAAAGGCCCATTATTCCAAAACCCCAATATTTCAAAAAACTTCCCTTTGGACCAAAAGCCCATTAGTCCGACAGCCTGTTATCCTGAAAACAAAAGCCCGGAATAATGGGCCTTTGGACCAATGGGCAGTCCCCTTACATTCTGCATCAATATCTGTTTCTAGAGGAAATACACCCAACTTGCTGCAGCAAACTGCTCCAAAGATGCCATTTACTTGTGACTTTACCAAACTTGGTGAGAAAAGAAGTCAATTACACAATTCAGGAAGTAAAGAGCTTTACAttcatttccacatttattttattagaaaGTGTTACATACATGTCTGCCAACCTCTGTCCACTGCATCCCAACACTGATGTAATATAAACTGAGGTGAAAAATATCCACACATATTCCTTAAGGAAATGTTTTTCagtcacattttcacacaagtGAAAAGGACTGGCAATACGCTACTGACCACTTCTAACAATCTGAAAATCTGTACATATATCTCAGAgaactacagtatatacactTGTGATCATGAGTTAACATAATAGGTGTTATCTGAATGTTTTCGTAACATGTCTAAAAACAGTCATCATGGATCTGATGTGCACTGTTTAAGCTTGTTTTTATCTTAATGCTAATTTCTAGAAGTCTTCAGTTTGgcaacttaaaaaacaaacaaaaacataatactATCATTTTGAGTGAAAGAAAATACTGGTACACAGTTTGTGAAAATAGAAATTAATTAGCCATAGCCATGTTAAAAAAAGGTACTCTGTTAAACTTAACTTCCAAGAAGCAGTTTGCTGCTGTTGGTGTCTGATGGGAAGAGGTCAGGCAGGGTGGTGCACACAGGTCTCCCCAGGACCACTACAGGTCTGAGGTACTGAAGCTGCTTAATGGCCAGGTCCCCACACCCAGCCAGGGCTTTGTCCAGGATGGACTTCAAGTTTTGGACTGATGTGAAGTCCCTAGTCATAGCATGGGGCTTCAGCAGTGGGGAATGAGTGCGTCTGCTGCGGGTGTGAGAGATTCCCAGCTGGTTGTTCTCCTTGACCGAACAACTGCGTCTGAATGAGTCTCGTCGTTTCACTGACAATGCATTTTTGTCTTTAGGTGTGGTCTCTTGGATGAATTTCAGGAATGAGGATTCAAAGCCCATGGGCTTATATGTGCCGATGTCAAAAGGGCGTGGAGAAGGGCTACAAGACTGAGTGTCTTTCAAGTTTGACGGCTGTTCAGACAGTTCATTTTTCCGTTTTAGCGGCTGCCGAACAGGAGGAGTGGGCAACAGAGCGGACTTGTTCAACATTTTACCATCTTTGTTGCTTGATGCGTCTTGGAAGCCCTCCTCAGGAGTAAAGCGCAGTGAGCATGGTGGTGAGAGGTCAACAGTGACAGTACGAAGGAGAGGTTTGATTTTATCCAAGCTGAACTTCTCCTCCTGTTTGTGACTGTTCTGTGTTGTTGCAGCTGAGTCTTCAGTGTGCCCACCGGTGCTTGGTTCACCGTACAGCACATCATCTGCACCAACAAGGACACCATTTCTCTCTACAGGAGGCggttccttctcctcctcctcctcctcagggaATCCCAGTGGATCATGATGATCCTCATCTTGTGTGTCTGCCTTGATGGAGTGCAGGCTCATGGGTGCAGGCTGCCCCCCTTTGTTTTCTGGTTCTGCCTGATACTCCATTTTGCGAACCCCATTAGGGCTACTGACTCCTGTAACAGTTGGCCTGGCTGACGTCCTCTGAATCAGTTCCTCCAGCTGCTCAGCATTCAAAACAAGCTTATCTTCATTCTTCACGATATCGTCTCGACGCATACGGTGAACCTTCAGGTAGTGACGGTGCAAGCTCCGTATGTATGTGACAACAGAGTCACAGTTCTGAACCATGCATGGGTAGGCCACACGCAGACAACGGTCTTGGCACATTTGTAAAGCTTCTTCATGAGATCTGAAGACATAACGGTTGAAAGaatttcttttctcctttttgacTCTTGGtaccttcttctcctcctcaccAACCTGCTCACCCACTTCCTCTGACTGGGCGGTCACTTCAGGCTTGGGACTCGATATTACAGCCTGTGTGTTGGGTGAACCAGGTTCTTCTTTTTGAGGACTCTGTGGAGTGACTATAAGCTTCTTTTGGCATCCAGTAATCGACTTTTTGTGAGTGCTCTGCAGACGTACCACCAGTGAGTCATAGTACTCACAGTGACTATAAAGTGTATGTTTTTTAAGTGCATCATCATGGCTGAACACTCTTGTACAGCCCTCATACTTGCACCTTATTAGCTCTGGTGGCTGGGAGTGATAGTCACGAGTGTGACGTACCAGGCTGCTTTTAAGGTGGTAGGAGGCACCACAGTTGGCAAAGTGACATTTGTATTGAGGTGGTGGTTGAGAGTGACAGTCACGGGTGTGACGTACCAGGCTGCTTTTAAGGTGGTAGGAGGAGACACAGTTGGCAAAGTGACATTTGTATTGGGGTTGAGGTTCATCTGAGTTTGAGAGAGGCCTTTTCTTGGTAGGCTCTTTCTTCACTTCTGGACTGTGATGCACATCAAAATCTTTTTCCAACAAAAGCTGAGAGCGATTGTAATGGTGTATTAACTGCAGGTGGCGCACAAGGCCTCCCTGGGTGGAAAAAGCTGCATCACAGTTTTTTGCTACACAATGAAAGGGTTTACTAAATTTATCCAAAATATAGCAGAGATTGCTTTTGGCCACCAAACGTCTTGTAGTTCTGACCTGTTGTGTGGTCCCAACCTCACTTTCTCCCTTCTGCTCATTGTCTTCCTCTCTACTGTCTTCCTCTCTACTGTCTTCCTCTCTACTCTCTGCTTcgtcctctccttcctcttctgaTGGAGACTGATTGTCAAAGTTTTGTCCAGTTTCACTTATCGtggttactttttttttctcctgttggCGATGCAACCGTGGGATGTCCATCTTCCTCACTTTTAGAGCATGGTTTGTCAAGTGCTGAGATGTATGCTTTGCAGGGTTAGTGGCTTTGCTTCCCTCATACCGCACAGATGCATAGCTTATTTTGTTCACCAAAGTCTCACTCAGGTTATGTACCTGGATATAGTGGGCCTTcaacacatgtttttctctgtgactCTTGGAACAAAGCTGGCACACATAGGGCttaaaagatgtgtttttcaaagaGGTCAACCTTTTGGCCTGTTCGACCGTACGGCCATGTTTGGTGTTATAGTGGCGCAGTAAGCTATAACTCTGTGCAGTCCTGAAGCCACAACCTTTCACCTCACAGGTGTACGGCTTAGCAGTGGCTAATGATTCAACACTGCCTTCTTTTTCATCAGTTGCAGATGCTTGCTCAGATTTTACCGGCGTCTTTTCCTCGGGTGGAGGAGATCTTTTTGGAAGCGATACAACAGGTGGTTTTGCTGTGATTGTCTGATGAAGGGACATTTGTGCTGCATTTGATTCTGACTGAGGGGGGTCATTTGGCACACTGTGAGGGGATGAGGAATTGAGGTCCAGTTTACTGAGACCAATAAGAATTTCTTTCAGAGTGTCATTTTTTGCAAGGCTTGAAGAGTTTGCTTCATTGTTTTTGGGATGAgtggctgtttttctttctttcccagTCTCTACAGGTTGAAATGGAGTCGGGGgttcattttttcccttttgctCAGGCTCTGGCTCCGGCTCCATTTCAGTCTTTATGCCTTTGGACTTTGAGCCTCGCTCCTTatcatgtttgtgttctttgttCTCCAGTTTAAGGTGTTCTGGATGggcacatttcagatgtctctGGACGTCTCTGGCTCTGGAGAAAGTCATGCCACACTTCTCAAAACCACAGGTGAACTTACTCCCATCGAAACACACGGCCACCAAGGTCATTGTTCCTTTGGGCTCCTTGTTGTCAGATGCTTGCAAAGAGGAGGCACAACTTACTGAGGAAGAGTTTAGGACATCACCATTTACAATCTCTTCTGAATCACTTGACTTATTAAGGCGTGCTTCAGAAACAGTCTTAAGAAATTTCCGCTTTGCCTTCCTCTGAGCCTCAAAGTCGTCTTCAGAGAAGGTAATATTATGTGTGGATAAATGCTCTAAAAATTCCTTTTTGGATAAATAGTATTTTGTACATTCAGGACTAGAGCAGGTAAAAGCTGCATCTCTGAAATGCTGTGCCTCATGGTGATAGATTTGTCCCAAGTCGGAGTACGTGACGTAACAGCCTGTAAGCTCACACTGGTAGTTGAGCTGATAGCCATGGGTCTGTTTGTGCGTAACAAGTTCATTGGAAGATCTAAATTTGGCGCCACAACCGATGACCACACATGTGTATGGGTGATCACCATAGTGAACTCTTCTATGTTTGCGGTGATGGTAAGCTGAGACAAAATGGCGTCTACAAAAGACACACTTCTCTCGCTTGTCTCTCAtctgatgaaaatgtttcacattcTCATCACCTTTATGCTCTGACTTTAAGTGAACGTATAAGTACTTGGAATGTTTAAAAGTCCTGGTACATCCAGTTCCTGGACAGGGATACTCATCTCTGTTCTGCAGTTTGAAGTGTTGCTCGATGTAATCGAATGTTACATGCTCGTCATCCTCCACTTGCTTCTCTTTGACAGTTTTAGCTTGCTGCACAATGTGGTGCAGCACATCTGGATCATGTGTGGATTTGTAATACAGCATTAAGGAGGGGTCAATGGTGATTTCACCTGGTTCAATGTCATCATCCTCATCCATCTGTTTCTGCATATCTTCGTtctttatgttatttttgttaagTTGTGTTTCACtcaaaatgtgttgtttcatGTGAGGAACGAGTTCCTTCCGGCTCTTGAACTTCTCCAAGCAAACAGGGCAGGGGTTGCTGTTGTCCTCTGCATGTCTTTTGGAGTGGTGAACGATTTGGGTGTCAGTGACTGACTTCTTACAAATCAAACAGCAGAACTTGTGTTTCTTTGTATCTGATTCTTCTTGAACTTCTGTTGAGTTGGAAGGCTTCTTCTCATCCTGCTGTTCATCACCATCAAGACTACCATTTAAACTCTGTTGGTGCTCAGATTCTACTTTCACTGCGTTTTCCTGTGACTCAtgttctttatctctctcttgtTTGACTaccacctcttcttcttccccttctGACTCTGGCGTTAACCCTAGAAGGGAGATGCAGTGATACTTGAGAGTTTTCCAGTCCCAGAATTCCGGGTCAAAAGGCCAATATGATTTCAGTGCCAGTAGCAACTCGCAGCGTAGTGAGTTGGGAATAACTTCATTTTCCTGATCATACTTCTGGTCTGGGCGCAAGTACAGCTCCTCAAGGCAGCTAAAGCTCTCCTGGCTGGGGCCAAGCAGGAATTCTGTGAGTAGGCAGGCACGCAAAACTTCAAGGTCATCTGGAAGAAGGCAGGACACTGTCTTACAGACAGAGATCCTTGTTTCTGAGTCATCCTGCTTTGGAAGTTGGAGGGCTTTGACGCAAAGTTCTACTGACGCAGCTATCCCCAGTTCCTGCGCCTGAAAAGATAGAAATACATTATTACCAGTAAGCACTGCCCCAAACAGTAGGTAAATGTCATTGTAATTCCAATGGAAAATGAGTAGCAAAGTAGCAAATTTGCTCCTTTAAATCTGAACACAATAGATCACTATGGCAATAATGTTTAAATTGACCAGAAAATGGCCTGTGACAATTAATTGTGTTCACACTTTGTGTTAAACTTCAAATTAAATGAGCTTTCAATTAtgtcaaaataattaaaaaagttTTGTGAGACATGAAAGGGGGTAACATCAGTTCTCTTATGAAACAACTACACagaacgaggactgtggattttgtctgtCATCTCTTACATTGAAATTACTTTAAACGAGAATCTCTTTTTGGCCAGTAAGAACAATTACAGCCAACAAAAActctttcaatgtacatatgggcaCGTAAATATAGTTTTATAGACCTGGAAAAAATGTGTACATATCCTTTAAAGTTCCTGCTTAGCTCCCAAATTTAGTTCCTGTGGCTCCTTAGTACCAATAACTATTTGGCTGAAGAGTTTCATTATATAACCAATGAACCAATTCCAATTTACCTACAAAAATGGACAGTATGGCTGTTCAGGCTTACCTCTGTCTGAATAACACGGACCAGGTAAAGCAAATGGTGGACCGTTTTGGCAATGGCACCCAACTGAAGGCATCGTTCAAGAAGAGACATCAACGAGGGGCCGATCCTCCTCTGAAGCTTACTCCACAGGAGAGTCAGCTCCctttgggttaaaaaaaaaaaaaaaagacaagaaaattaagtgattttctctttctgaaaaccacaaacacatatttgatTGAATGACCACAAACAACTTATCTGATCTAAGATTTGCAGTCTAGAAATCTAGTCTGATTTTCAAAAGATCGTTAAAATTTACATTTGACTGCAGTCATATATGCAGTGCATCCAACAGGAACGACTCACCAGGAGCAGTAAAGGCTCTGCTGCTGAAGCTGCTGTGTCAGGAACGT
This window harbors:
- the rlf gene encoding zinc finger protein Rlf, producing MAESNVEPEHEWSDRALDTVEDTLVAMETLLATLRAFEDVLRQQEISIASSTEYCDNFCQALMHYAGSRNSMDHGLPLLEVYCLSINCFAAARSHLTAESDRVALVLKRLALSCFELLLSVPENEIPYEAWLQFHHSVQIAHDTLLQYGSTDLQALLQITGEGGAWSNPVLTSLLTGQPTNKEEVDAYISLEGEGFMEMRVKHLEKMGELAKAVVLAKACTECSFVSNQATFRQVYVTLLCHLLPNEEAIMEISRLDCKDVLEITCNLETEGEENTGFILCTTFLTQQLQQQSLYCSWELTLLWSKLQRRIGPSLMSLLERCLQLGAIAKTVHHLLYLVRVIQTEAQELGIAASVELCVKALQLPKQDDSETRISVCKTVSCLLPDDLEVLRACLLTEFLLGPSQESFSCLEELYLRPDQKYDQENEVIPNSLRCELLLALKSYWPFDPEFWDWKTLKYHCISLLGLTPESEGEEEEVVVKQERDKEHESQENAVKVESEHQQSLNGSLDGDEQQDEKKPSNSTEVQEESDTKKHKFCCLICKKSVTDTQIVHHSKRHAEDNSNPCPVCLEKFKSRKELVPHMKQHILSETQLNKNNIKNEDMQKQMDEDDDIEPGEITIDPSLMLYYKSTHDPDVLHHIVQQAKTVKEKQVEDDEHVTFDYIEQHFKLQNRDEYPCPGTGCTRTFKHSKYLYVHLKSEHKGDENVKHFHQMRDKREKCVFCRRHFVSAYHHRKHRRVHYGDHPYTCVVIGCGAKFRSSNELVTHKQTHGYQLNYQCELTGCYVTYSDLGQIYHHEAQHFRDAAFTCSSPECTKYYLSKKEFLEHLSTHNITFSEDDFEAQRKAKRKFLKTVSEARLNKSSDSEEIVNGDVLNSSSVSCASSLQASDNKEPKGTMTLVAVCFDGSKFTCGFEKCGMTFSRARDVQRHLKCAHPEHLKLENKEHKHDKERGSKSKGIKTEMEPEPEPEQKGKNEPPTPFQPVETGKERKTATHPKNNEANSSSLAKNDTLKEILIGLSKLDLNSSSPHSVPNDPPQSESNAAQMSLHQTITAKPPVVSLPKRSPPPEEKTPVKSEQASATDEKEGSVESLATAKPYTCEVKGCGFRTAQSYSLLRHYNTKHGRTVEQAKRLTSLKNTSFKPYVCQLCSKSHREKHVLKAHYIQVHNLSETLVNKISYASVRYEGSKATNPAKHTSQHLTNHALKVRKMDIPRLHRQQEKKKVTTISETGQNFDNQSPSEEEGEDEAESREEDSREEDSREEDNEQKGESEVGTTQQVRTTRRLVAKSNLCYILDKFSKPFHCVAKNCDAAFSTQGGLVRHLQLIHHYNRSQLLLEKDFDVHHSPEVKKEPTKKRPLSNSDEPQPQYKCHFANCVSSYHLKSSLVRHTRDCHSQPPPQYKCHFANCGASYHLKSSLVRHTRDYHSQPPELIRCKYEGCTRVFSHDDALKKHTLYSHCEYYDSLVVRLQSTHKKSITGCQKKLIVTPQSPQKEEPGSPNTQAVISSPKPEVTAQSEEVGEQVGEEEKKVPRVKKEKRNSFNRYVFRSHEEALQMCQDRCLRVAYPCMVQNCDSVVTYIRSLHRHYLKVHRMRRDDIVKNEDKLVLNAEQLEELIQRTSARPTVTGVSSPNGVRKMEYQAEPENKGGQPAPMSLHSIKADTQDEDHHDPLGFPEEEEEEKEPPPVERNGVLVGADDVLYGEPSTGGHTEDSAATTQNSHKQEEKFSLDKIKPLLRTVTVDLSPPCSLRFTPEEGFQDASSNKDGKMLNKSALLPTPPVRQPLKRKNELSEQPSNLKDTQSCSPSPRPFDIGTYKPMGFESSFLKFIQETTPKDKNALSVKRRDSFRRSCSVKENNQLGISHTRSRRTHSPLLKPHAMTRDFTSVQNLKSILDKALAGCGDLAIKQLQYLRPVVVLGRPVCTTLPDLFPSDTNSSKLLLGS